One region of Clostridiales bacterium genomic DNA includes:
- the ytfJ gene encoding GerW family sporulation protein yields MDNEISAVMTATMSKIKEMVDTNTVVGEPITTPDDITLIPLSRVSFAFASGGSEFPMKENKNGVGCGSGAGVKVEPMGFLIVKDGNVRMLNVMPPASNTFDRLIDMTPQVIDRIDQFIDQRKADKA; encoded by the coding sequence ATGGATAATGAAATCAGTGCAGTCATGACTGCGACCATGAGCAAGATCAAGGAAATGGTGGACACGAACACCGTCGTCGGCGAACCGATCACGACGCCGGACGACATCACGCTCATTCCGCTGTCCCGCGTCAGCTTCGCCTTTGCCAGCGGCGGGTCGGAGTTCCCGATGAAGGAGAACAAAAACGGTGTCGGCTGCGGCAGCGGCGCAGGCGTCAAGGTCGAGCCGATGGGCTTTCTGATCGTCAAGGACGGCAATGTGCGCATGCTCAACGTCATGCCGCCGGCATCGAACACGTTTGACCGCCTGATCGACATGACCCCGCAGGTGATCGACCGCATCGACCAGTTTATCGACCAGCGTAAGGCCGACAAAGCATAA
- a CDS encoding D-alanyl-D-alanine carboxypeptidase — protein sequence MKRTFFGLACVLAISLLFTPRAHAAGTDNAARAAIVVHPETGVVLYEKNADERLGIASTTKIMTALVVLEHCALDEPVEILPEYTAVEGSSMYLRAGETYTVEELLYGLMLVSGNDAAIALACHTAGSVAAFAGMMNDKARALGMTSSAFQNPNGLDAEGHYSTARDMAKLACAALENETFRAIVSTKSTTVDGQTLVNHNRLLRSYDGAVGVKTGYTKTAGRTLVSCAQRGTTQFVCVTLSDPDDWNDHTHLLDWAFENYEYRCVAGDTPVYAVPVLSATVELCAAAPERPAYLLVHPDDPVSLKAELPRFTFAPVEQGAQAGTLTATGPDGQSVTVPLRYAEPAALDPDVKIAPLARLGRLWTHACRYFSSYYYPVS from the coding sequence TTGAAACGGACGTTTTTTGGCCTTGCCTGCGTGCTGGCCATTTCTTTGCTTTTCACGCCGCGCGCACATGCCGCCGGGACGGACAATGCGGCCAGGGCCGCCATTGTCGTGCATCCCGAGACCGGCGTCGTGCTCTATGAAAAGAACGCGGACGAGCGGCTCGGCATTGCCAGCACGACGAAGATCATGACCGCGCTCGTCGTGCTCGAACACTGCGCGCTCGACGAACCGGTCGAGATCCTGCCGGAATACACGGCGGTCGAGGGCTCGTCGATGTATCTGCGCGCCGGCGAGACGTACACGGTTGAGGAGCTGCTCTACGGCCTGATGCTCGTGTCCGGCAACGATGCCGCCATCGCGCTCGCGTGTCACACGGCGGGCTCTGTGGCGGCGTTTGCGGGCATGATGAACGACAAGGCGCGCGCGCTCGGCATGACCAGCAGCGCGTTTCAAAACCCCAACGGCCTTGACGCCGAGGGGCACTATTCCACGGCGCGCGACATGGCGAAGCTCGCCTGTGCGGCTCTGGAAAATGAGACATTCCGCGCGATCGTGTCCACAAAGAGCACGACCGTGGACGGGCAGACGCTCGTGAACCACAACCGCCTGCTGCGCAGCTATGACGGTGCGGTCGGCGTCAAGACCGGGTACACCAAGACCGCGGGCCGGACGCTCGTGTCCTGCGCGCAGCGCGGCACGACGCAGTTCGTGTGCGTGACGCTCTCGGATCCGGACGACTGGAACGACCACACGCACCTGCTCGACTGGGCGTTTGAAAACTACGAGTACCGCTGCGTCGCCGGCGACACGCCGGTGTACGCCGTGCCGGTGCTCTCCGCCACGGTGGAGCTCTGCGCAGCGGCGCCGGAGCGGCCTGCCTATCTGCTCGTGCACCCGGATGACCCGGTGTCGCTGAAGGCGGAGCTGCCGCGCTTCACGTTTGCGCCGGTGGAGCAGGGCGCGCAGGCGGGCACACTGACGGCAACCGGCCCGGATGGCCAAAGCGTCACGGTGCCGCTGCGCTATGCCGAACCCGCGGCGCTCGACCCGGACGTGAAGATCGCGCCGCTCGCGCGGCTCGGCCGGCTGTGGACGCACGCCTGCCGTTACTTTTCTTCCTACTACTATCCTGTATCCTGA
- a CDS encoding rRNA pseudouridine synthase, which produces MQQRLQKCISEAGVASRRTAEAMISAGRVTVNGRTAQLGAQADPETDVICIDGRPLPPRAPKRYIMLNKPRGYVTTMHDERGRKTVADLVASAGERLYPVGRLDLDSEGLLILTNDGEIANCLMHPSHEIPKTYEVDVEGGDLAAAAETMHAVTELEGYRVRPAEVTVLAPGRLSVTIHEGRNRQVRRLCALAGLRVRRLVRVAEGQLRLGTLAPRQWRPLTEQEITYLKSHL; this is translated from the coding sequence ATGCAGCAGCGGCTGCAAAAGTGCATTTCCGAGGCGGGCGTCGCCTCCCGCCGCACGGCGGAGGCGATGATCTCCGCCGGCCGTGTGACCGTCAACGGCCGAACCGCACAGCTTGGCGCGCAGGCAGACCCGGAGACCGACGTCATCTGCATCGACGGCCGGCCGCTGCCGCCGCGCGCCCCGAAGCGGTACATAATGCTGAATAAACCGCGCGGCTATGTCACGACGATGCACGACGAGCGCGGGCGCAAAACGGTGGCGGATCTTGTGGCTTCGGCAGGGGAGCGGCTGTATCCGGTCGGGCGGCTGGATCTCGATTCCGAGGGCCTGCTCATTCTGACGAATGACGGGGAGATCGCAAACTGTCTCATGCACCCGTCACACGAGATCCCCAAAACGTATGAGGTGGACGTAGAGGGCGGCGACCTCGCAGCCGCGGCAGAGACCATGCACGCCGTCACGGAGCTGGAGGGCTATCGTGTCCGCCCGGCGGAAGTGACGGTGCTCGCGCCAGGCCGGCTGTCCGTCACGATCCATGAAGGGCGCAACCGGCAGGTGCGCCGCCTGTGTGCGCTCGCGGGGCTGCGTGTCCGGCGGCTCGTGCGCGTGGCAGAGGGGCAGCTGCGGCTCGGCACGCTCGCGCCGCGTCAGTGGCGGCCGCTGACGGAGCAGGAGATCACGTACCTGAAATCTCACCTTTGA
- a CDS encoding MurR/RpiR family transcriptional regulator gives MKMDILSALEHKFPSFSKGQRTIAQFILKNYDKAAFMTAARLGEVTGVSESTVVRFAADLGYRGYPGMKKALQEIVRNRLTSVERIEAAESTMDGHDVLKAVLRADINNLQATLDEVDQDNFDQAVDMILSAKHIYIIGMRTSTTLADFLGIYLKLLLDNVTVVKEIAAREVYEQMLRIGEGDLIIGISYPRYSKRTISAMKFARDHGARCLGMTDSKVSPLNEISDVCLYAKSEMVSFLDSLVAPMSLINALIMAVSARDRERTFETFRELETVWKEYEVYGTVES, from the coding sequence ATGAAAATGGATATATTGTCTGCTTTGGAGCATAAATTTCCCTCCTTTTCCAAGGGCCAGCGCACCATCGCGCAGTTTATTCTGAAAAACTATGACAAGGCGGCCTTTATGACGGCTGCGCGCCTCGGAGAAGTGACCGGCGTGAGCGAGTCGACCGTCGTGCGTTTCGCGGCCGATCTCGGCTATCGCGGCTACCCTGGCATGAAAAAAGCGCTGCAGGAGATCGTGCGCAACCGCCTGACCTCGGTCGAACGCATCGAGGCGGCCGAGAGCACCATGGACGGGCACGACGTGCTCAAGGCGGTGCTGCGCGCGGATATCAACAATCTGCAGGCTACGCTCGACGAGGTCGATCAGGACAACTTTGACCAGGCAGTCGATATGATCCTCTCGGCAAAGCATATCTACATCATCGGCATGCGCACGTCCACGACGCTGGCGGATTTTCTCGGCATCTATCTCAAGCTGCTGCTGGATAATGTCACGGTCGTCAAGGAGATCGCCGCGCGCGAGGTGTACGAACAGATGCTGCGCATCGGCGAGGGCGACCTCATCATCGGCATCAGCTACCCGCGCTATTCCAAGCGCACGATCAGCGCCATGAAGTTTGCGCGCGATCACGGCGCGCGCTGCCTCGGCATGACGGACAGCAAGGTCTCGCCGCTCAACGAGATCTCCGACGTGTGCCTGTATGCCAAGAGCGAGATGGTGTCCTTCCTTGACTCGCTCGTCGCACCCATGAGCCTGATCAATGCGCTCATCATGGCCGTCAGCGCGCGTGATCGGGAGCGCACGTTTGAGACGTTCCGCGAGCTGGAGACCGTCTGGAAAGAATACGAGGTGTATGGGACTGTTGAAAGCTGA
- a CDS encoding NAD(P)/FAD-dependent oxidoreductase — protein MGLLKADVVVIGGGAAGSMCALTAAQRGLHVVLLEPNKMLGKKLRITGKGRCNVTNHCDVKTILANIPGDGRFLYSALNRLGPQDTMALFESLGVPLKTERGNRVFPVSDRSHDVANALERAYAYAGGKVVHAAATDILTQDGAVSAVVTTEGAIDCDAAVICTGGLSYPLTGSTGDGYRFAQRLGHTVTPTRASLVPLESEDPWCAEMQGFSLRNVTLTVYDEQNKAVYSDLGEMLFTHFGVSGPLVLSASAHMRDFSRHKYRLSIDLKPALDEKKLDARILRDFQKYANRDFKNALYDLAGHAMIPVLVRLSGIPEDTKVNVITREQRHRLVELFKHFPVSVIGTRPIDEAIITSGGVSLKEVNPRTMGSKLVHGLYFAGEVLDLDAYTGGFNLQIAWSTGYVAGNAACT, from the coding sequence ATGGGACTGTTGAAAGCTGATGTAGTCGTGATCGGCGGCGGTGCGGCCGGGTCCATGTGCGCGCTCACGGCGGCGCAGCGCGGGCTTCATGTTGTGCTGCTCGAGCCGAACAAAATGCTCGGCAAGAAGCTGCGCATCACCGGCAAAGGCCGCTGCAACGTAACGAACCACTGCGATGTGAAAACCATCCTTGCCAACATTCCGGGCGACGGGCGCTTTCTCTACAGCGCGCTCAATCGCCTCGGCCCGCAGGATACGATGGCGCTGTTTGAATCGCTCGGCGTGCCGCTCAAGACCGAGCGCGGCAACCGCGTGTTCCCGGTCTCCGACCGGTCGCACGACGTTGCCAACGCCCTTGAGCGCGCCTACGCGTACGCCGGCGGGAAGGTCGTGCACGCTGCGGCAACGGATATTCTGACGCAGGACGGCGCCGTCTCCGCCGTTGTGACCACGGAGGGCGCGATCGACTGCGATGCCGCCGTCATCTGCACGGGCGGCCTGTCCTATCCGCTCACCGGTTCGACCGGCGACGGCTACCGGTTTGCGCAGCGGCTGGGCCATACGGTCACGCCCACGCGCGCCTCGCTCGTGCCGCTGGAATCCGAGGATCCCTGGTGCGCCGAGATGCAGGGCTTCTCCCTGCGCAACGTGACGCTCACGGTCTACGATGAGCAGAACAAGGCCGTTTACTCCGACCTGGGCGAGATGCTCTTCACGCACTTTGGCGTGTCGGGCCCGCTGGTGCTGTCGGCGAGCGCGCATATGCGCGACTTTTCGCGGCACAAATACCGCCTGTCCATTGATCTGAAGCCGGCGCTGGACGAAAAGAAGCTCGACGCGCGCATCCTGCGCGATTTTCAGAAATACGCCAACCGCGACTTTAAGAATGCGCTCTATGACCTCGCAGGCCATGCCATGATCCCGGTGCTCGTGCGCCTGTCCGGCATCCCGGAGGATACGAAGGTCAACGTTATCACGCGCGAGCAGCGGCATCGGCTCGTGGAGCTGTTCAAGCATTTTCCGGTGTCGGTCATCGGCACGCGGCCCATCGATGAGGCCATTATTACATCCGGCGGCGTGTCGCTCAAGGAGGTCAACCCGCGCACCATGGGCTCTAAGCTCGTGCACGGGCTGTATTTTGCCGGCGAGGTGCTCGATCTGGACGCCTATACCGGCGGCTTCAACCTGCAGATCGCATGGAGCACCGGCTATGTGGCCGGAAATGCGGCCTGCACATAA
- the cmk gene encoding (d)CMP kinase produces the protein MDTHITVAIDGPSGAGKSTIARAAARRFGLIYVDTGAIYRTVGLACERAGADCSDTAAVQALLPELKIELAYDAAGEQRMLLNGEDVSDTIRLPEVSLLASRVSALPVVRTFLLDMQRDLARTHSAVMDGRDIGTVVLPDAGLKIFLSASAECRAQRRYRQLQEKGIEESYADVLRELEQRDYDDTHRAVAPLKAAPDAVHIDTSDLTLDESIDAVCAAIRTRFGVEGKA, from the coding sequence TTGGATACACACATTACCGTTGCCATCGACGGCCCGTCCGGCGCTGGAAAGAGCACGATTGCCCGCGCGGCTGCGCGCCGCTTCGGCCTCATCTATGTGGACACCGGCGCGATCTACCGCACGGTCGGCCTCGCCTGTGAGCGGGCCGGCGCGGACTGTTCGGACACCGCCGCCGTGCAGGCGCTGCTGCCGGAGCTGAAGATCGAGCTTGCCTATGACGCCGCAGGCGAGCAGCGGATGCTGCTCAACGGCGAGGACGTCTCGGACACGATCCGTCTGCCGGAGGTGTCGCTGCTTGCCTCGCGTGTGTCGGCGCTGCCAGTCGTGCGCACGTTTTTGCTGGATATGCAGCGCGATCTCGCGCGCACGCACAGTGCCGTCATGGACGGGCGCGATATCGGCACGGTCGTCCTGCCGGACGCCGGGCTGAAGATCTTCCTGTCCGCCTCGGCGGAGTGCCGCGCGCAGCGCCGCTACCGCCAGCTGCAGGAAAAGGGCATTGAGGAGTCTTATGCCGACGTGCTGCGCGAGCTCGAGCAGCGCGATTATGACGATACGCACCGCGCCGTCGCGCCGCTCAAGGCAGCGCCGGACGCCGTGCACATCGACACGAGCGACCTGACGCTCGATGAGAGCATCGACGCCGTGTGCGCGGCTATCCGCACACGCTTCGGAGTGGAGGGAAAGGCGTGA
- a CDS encoding bifunctional 4-hydroxy-3-methylbut-2-enyl diphosphate reductase/30S ribosomal protein S1 encodes MVAKSAGFCFGVSRSVKMAEEMLAAEQNCYSLGELIHNDDVVQHLRSEGLTVVDGPEQIPQGASVIIRSHGVSRAEFEAVQHTGATVYDATCPKVKRIHEIVAEASAEGRQPVIIGAAGHPEVRAICGWCVSPVVVNDAAELAARIADGTIDCAKPLTVVIQTTQTQEKLLECQKIIKKQCTNAKLFDTICGATFTRQTEAAQMASACDAMVVVGGSHSANSRHLYEICRSACANVQFIENAAQLDTSAFVHADTVGLTAGASVPAWIIKEVKQKMSDEILTQENPTETENFDEMLEASLKPIYNGEKVTGTVVAISGTEISVDIGTKYSGFIPTSEFTDDGIKVEDVLHVGDTIEASVVRVNDVEGTAMLSKKRLDAVKNWAAIEEAQESGEIVEGKVTEDNKGGIVVSVKGIRVFVPASQSGLPKDAAMSELVGQTVRLKITEVNRGRKRVVGSIRAVAQKERRERAEKIWSEIEVGKHYHGVVKSLTSYGAFVDIGGIDGMVHVSELSWSRIKQPSDVLSVGDEVDVYVISFDPENHKISLGYKDPNGNPWNKFMSTFQVGDVAKVTIVKLMPFGAFAEVLPGVDGLIHISQIANRRIGKPDEVLTVGDIVDAKITAIDEEKHKISLSIRALTAPEPAPVRERSAKKPHAPEADALVYEVSATGEATGNIPEIDDDEIDE; translated from the coding sequence ATGGTTGCCAAGTCGGCCGGCTTCTGCTTCGGTGTCAGCCGGTCGGTGAAGATGGCCGAGGAAATGCTTGCTGCCGAGCAAAACTGCTACAGCCTCGGCGAGCTTATCCATAATGACGATGTGGTGCAGCACCTGCGGTCCGAGGGCCTCACGGTCGTGGACGGCCCGGAGCAGATCCCACAGGGCGCGTCCGTCATCATCCGCTCCCACGGTGTCAGCCGCGCGGAGTTTGAGGCCGTGCAGCACACGGGCGCGACGGTGTATGACGCGACGTGCCCGAAGGTCAAGCGCATCCATGAGATCGTAGCTGAGGCTTCCGCCGAGGGGCGGCAGCCGGTCATCATCGGTGCAGCCGGCCACCCCGAGGTGCGGGCGATCTGCGGCTGGTGCGTTTCTCCGGTCGTGGTCAATGACGCTGCGGAGCTCGCCGCGCGTATTGCCGACGGCACCATTGACTGTGCAAAACCGCTGACTGTCGTCATCCAGACGACCCAAACGCAAGAGAAACTGCTGGAATGTCAGAAAATCATAAAAAAACAGTGTACAAACGCAAAATTGTTTGATACAATATGTGGTGCTACGTTTACACGTCAGACAGAGGCTGCGCAGATGGCCAGCGCCTGCGACGCAATGGTCGTCGTCGGCGGCAGCCACAGCGCCAACAGCCGCCATCTCTACGAGATCTGCCGCAGCGCGTGTGCAAACGTGCAATTTATTGAAAACGCAGCGCAGCTTGATACAAGCGCGTTCGTACATGCGGATACGGTCGGCCTGACAGCCGGGGCCTCCGTGCCTGCATGGATCATTAAGGAGGTAAAACAAAAGATGAGTGACGAGATCCTGACTCAAGAAAATCCCACGGAGACTGAAAATTTTGATGAAATGCTGGAGGCATCTCTCAAGCCTATATATAATGGAGAAAAGGTAACCGGTACGGTCGTGGCCATTTCTGGCACCGAGATCAGTGTCGATATCGGCACCAAGTATTCCGGCTTCATCCCGACCAGCGAGTTCACCGACGACGGCATCAAGGTCGAAGACGTCCTGCACGTCGGCGACACCATTGAGGCGAGCGTTGTGCGCGTCAACGACGTGGAAGGCACTGCGATGCTCTCCAAGAAGCGTCTCGACGCCGTGAAGAACTGGGCCGCCATCGAAGAGGCACAGGAGAGCGGCGAGATCGTCGAGGGCAAAGTTACCGAGGACAACAAGGGCGGCATCGTTGTGTCCGTCAAGGGCATCCGCGTGTTCGTGCCCGCTTCCCAGTCCGGCCTGCCGAAGGACGCTGCCATGTCCGAGCTCGTCGGCCAGACCGTGCGCCTGAAGATCACCGAGGTCAACCGCGGCCGCAAGCGCGTCGTCGGTTCCATCCGTGCCGTCGCCCAGAAGGAGCGCCGCGAGCGCGCCGAGAAGATCTGGAGCGAGATCGAGGTCGGCAAGCACTATCACGGTGTTGTCAAGTCCCTGACGTCCTACGGTGCGTTCGTCGATATCGGCGGCATTGACGGTATGGTGCACGTCTCCGAGCTGAGCTGGAGCCGCATCAAGCAGCCGTCCGACGTGCTGTCCGTCGGCGACGAGGTCGATGTTTACGTCATCAGCTTCGATCCGGAGAACCACAAGATCTCCCTCGGCTACAAAGATCCTAACGGCAACCCCTGGAACAAGTTCATGTCCACCTTCCAGGTCGGCGATGTGGCGAAGGTCACCATCGTCAAGCTCATGCCTTTCGGCGCGTTCGCCGAGGTGCTGCCCGGTGTGGACGGCCTGATCCACATCTCCCAGATCGCCAACCGCCGCATCGGCAAGCCCGATGAGGTCCTGACCGTCGGCGACATTGTCGATGCGAAGATCACCGCGATCGACGAGGAGAAGCACAAGATCTCCCTGTCCATCCGCGCGCTGACCGCTCCCGAGCCGGCCCCGGTGCGCGAGCGCTCGGCGAAGAAGCCGCATGCTCCGGAAGCTGACGCTCTGGTCTACGAAGTGTCCGCCACCGGCGAGGCCACCGGCAACATCCCCGAGATCGACGACGACGAGATCGACGAGTAA
- the ispD gene encoding 2-C-methyl-D-erythritol 4-phosphate cytidylyltransferase, giving the protein MALYGKIKAKLIGKPFCTMVVLAAGSSKRMGRDKLMMEVGGVPVLVRSLQAMQNCAAVDELIVVTRTSRLEEIAALRDRYGLTKMTKVVVGGMTRAESSLAGVLAASNRATLIGIHDAARPLVTDDIITETIQAAKKSRAAAPGIPVRDTVKRTAGGVITGTPERASLTAIQTPQVFQADLIKAALTNAMRKHLAITDDCSAVEQLRVKPVVTQGSDENLKITTPIDIELAESILRRRGRA; this is encoded by the coding sequence ATGGCACTTTACGGAAAGATCAAAGCGAAGCTCATCGGCAAACCGTTTTGCACGATGGTCGTTCTGGCGGCCGGTTCTTCCAAGCGGATGGGCCGCGATAAGCTGATGATGGAGGTCGGCGGCGTGCCGGTGCTCGTGCGCTCGCTGCAGGCGATGCAAAACTGCGCCGCCGTGGATGAGCTCATCGTCGTCACGCGCACGTCCCGCCTCGAGGAGATCGCGGCGCTGCGCGACCGGTACGGCCTGACGAAGATGACCAAGGTCGTCGTCGGCGGCATGACGCGCGCCGAGTCCTCGCTTGCCGGCGTGCTGGCGGCGAGCAATAGGGCCACGCTCATCGGCATCCACGACGCGGCGCGCCCGCTTGTGACGGATGATATCATCACGGAGACCATTCAGGCGGCGAAAAAGAGCCGCGCGGCCGCGCCCGGCATCCCGGTGCGCGACACGGTCAAGCGCACGGCCGGCGGCGTTATCACCGGCACGCCCGAGCGCGCGTCGCTCACCGCCATTCAGACGCCGCAGGTATTCCAGGCGGATCTGATCAAGGCCGCGCTCACGAACGCCATGCGCAAGCACCTGGCCATCACCGATGACTGCTCGGCCGTGGAGCAGCTGCGTGTCAAGCCGGTCGTGACGCAGGGTTCGGACGAAAACCTCAAGATCACGACGCCGATCGATATCGAGCTCGCGGAGTCTATTCTCAGGAGGCGCGGCAGGGCATGA
- the ispF gene encoding 2-C-methyl-D-erythritol 2,4-cyclodiphosphate synthase, which produces MMRIGHGYDVHRLVTGRKLILGGVDIPHETGLLGHSDADVLTHAVMDALLGAAAMGDIGHLFPDNDPAYAGADSLALLREVTARLHAAGYTVGNLDCTVLAQAPKLAPHIAQMRRNLAQCMDVDVDRVSVKATTEEGLGFTGTREGIAAHAVVLIERIS; this is translated from the coding sequence ATGATGCGCATTGGTCACGGTTATGATGTACACCGGCTCGTCACGGGCCGCAAGCTCATCCTCGGCGGTGTGGACATCCCGCACGAGACCGGCCTGCTCGGCCACTCGGACGCGGACGTGCTGACGCATGCCGTCATGGATGCGCTGCTCGGCGCGGCGGCCATGGGGGATATCGGCCACCTTTTCCCGGACAATGACCCGGCTTATGCCGGCGCGGACAGTCTGGCGCTGCTGCGCGAGGTAACGGCGCGCCTGCACGCAGCCGGATACACGGTCGGCAATCTGGACTGCACCGTGCTCGCTCAGGCGCCGAAGCTCGCGCCGCACATCGCGCAGATGCGCCGCAATCTGGCGCAGTGCATGGACGTGGACGTGGACCGCGTCAGCGTCAAGGCAACGACCGAGGAGGGCCTCGGCTTCACCGGCACGCGCGAGGGCATCGCCGCGCACGCGGTCGTCCTGATCGAACGGATTTCGTAA
- a CDS encoding DUF3343 domain-containing protein, giving the protein MQRYCLIMCRSLTYAQRSSQVLERAGITATVLKAPQSVSKTGCTYCVKLYESRLVRALALLDRAAIRRGKVYRLLEDGTYQEVTV; this is encoded by the coding sequence ATGCAGCGCTACTGTCTGATCATGTGCAGGTCACTGACCTATGCACAGCGGTCATCGCAAGTGCTCGAGCGCGCGGGCATTACCGCCACTGTGCTCAAAGCGCCGCAAAGCGTTTCAAAGACCGGATGCACGTATTGCGTCAAACTTTATGAATCCCGTCTGGTTCGTGCGCTGGCGCTCCTGGACCGCGCAGCGATCCGGCGGGGTAAGGTGTATCGCCTGCTGGAAGATGGCACTTACCAGGAGGTGACGGTATGA
- a CDS encoding aminotransferase class V-fold PLP-dependent enzyme, with protein MIYLDSAATSLLKPPSVARATAMAVRTMASPGRGGHSAAMRAADTVFACREAAAELFHVPEPERVVFTMNATHALNIAIHSLVSPGDPVVISGYEHNSVTRPLHALGAQVRVAESPLFDPEAAVSAFRRALPGAKAAVCTMVSNVFGYLLPVREIAELCAAAGVPLIVDASQAAGCVAFDAAALGAAFVGMPGHKGLLGPQGTGILLCFAQPKPLLCGGTGSQSVLQDMPEELPDRLEAGTHNVPGIAGLLAGIRYLSAQGVEHIERRERWLAQRLTAQLRAQPRLEVFASPDPARQTAVLSVRCRDMDSELLAQELARYGIAVRAGLHCAPVAHRTAGTLETGTVRLSLSPFNTDAEIARTARVFHEILRAG; from the coding sequence ATGATCTATCTGGACTCGGCGGCGACGAGCCTGCTCAAGCCGCCGTCGGTGGCGCGTGCGACGGCCATGGCCGTGCGCACGATGGCAAGTCCCGGCCGCGGCGGCCACAGCGCCGCCATGCGTGCGGCCGATACGGTGTTTGCCTGCAGAGAAGCAGCGGCGGAGCTGTTTCATGTTCCGGAGCCGGAGCGTGTCGTGTTCACCATGAATGCGACGCACGCACTCAACATTGCGATCCACTCGCTCGTATCGCCCGGTGATCCGGTCGTGATCTCCGGCTACGAGCACAACTCCGTCACGCGCCCGCTCCATGCGCTGGGCGCGCAGGTGCGCGTGGCGGAAAGTCCGCTCTTCGACCCCGAGGCAGCGGTCAGCGCCTTCCGGCGCGCGCTGCCGGGTGCGAAGGCGGCCGTGTGCACGATGGTGTCGAATGTGTTCGGCTATCTGCTGCCGGTGCGGGAGATTGCGGAACTTTGCGCCGCCGCGGGCGTCCCACTGATCGTGGATGCCTCGCAGGCGGCCGGCTGTGTGGCGTTTGACGCGGCGGCGCTCGGTGCGGCGTTTGTGGGCATGCCGGGGCATAAGGGCCTGCTTGGCCCGCAGGGCACGGGCATCCTGCTGTGCTTTGCGCAGCCGAAGCCCCTGCTGTGCGGCGGCACCGGCTCGCAGAGCGTACTGCAGGATATGCCCGAGGAGCTGCCCGACCGGCTCGAGGCCGGAACGCACAACGTTCCAGGCATCGCGGGGCTGCTCGCCGGGATCCGCTATTTATCGGCGCAGGGCGTCGAGCATATCGAGCGGCGGGAGCGGTGGCTCGCGCAGCGCCTGACGGCGCAGCTGCGCGCGCAGCCCCGGCTGGAGGTGTTTGCGTCGCCGGATCCGGCGCGCCAGACGGCGGTGCTGTCCGTCCGCTGCCGGGATATGGACAGCGAACTGCTGGCGCAGGAGCTTGCGCGCTACGGCATCGCCGTGCGTGCGGGGCTGCACTGCGCGCCGGTCGCGCACCGCACGGCCGGAACGCTGGAGACTGGCACGGTGCGCCTGAGCCTGTCGCCCTTCAACACGGACGCGGAGATCGCGCGCACGGCGCGCGTGTTCCACGAGATCCTGCGCGCGGGATAA